The Actinomycetota bacterium genome contains a region encoding:
- a CDS encoding ABC transporter permease, whose protein sequence is MGRGARGRTLPRRADPRLVARGDAPLDGPRSDRTRSHGARSRAVRRGGWRLAVTPVLLLVVTGAILWWVNHGRLDSGESAVLSTANLRARAWENLQMSAVSTALATLVAVPLGIVMSRRALRRAGTPILFVANIGQTVPTVAVLALMLTVTGLGFRTAVFALWIYSLLPILQNTLVGLRGVDPATVEAARGMGMGSAGTLWRIELPLAMPVMIAGIRTAAVVNVGTAALGTFIGAGGLGAIIEIGINNQRDHLLYVGAGLTAMLALAADWAVGLLGVLISPRHTQATG, encoded by the coding sequence ATGGGTCGCGGTGCTCGAGGGAGGACGCTTCCTCGGCGTGCTGACCCCCGACTCGTTGCACGCGGCGATGCGCCACTCGATGGGCCACGAAGCGATCGAACACGAAGTCACGGGGCGCGGAGTCGAGCCGTGAGGCGTGGTGGCTGGCGTCTGGCGGTCACACCGGTCCTGCTCCTCGTCGTGACCGGAGCGATCCTCTGGTGGGTGAACCACGGCCGGCTCGATTCCGGCGAGAGCGCGGTGCTCAGCACCGCCAACCTGCGCGCCCGGGCGTGGGAGAACCTGCAGATGAGCGCGGTGTCGACCGCGCTCGCGACGTTGGTCGCGGTGCCGTTGGGCATCGTCATGTCCCGCCGGGCGCTCCGGCGGGCCGGCACCCCGATCCTGTTCGTCGCCAACATCGGCCAGACGGTGCCGACGGTCGCCGTGCTCGCGCTGATGCTCACCGTGACCGGGCTCGGCTTCCGGACCGCCGTCTTCGCGCTGTGGATCTATTCCTTGCTCCCCATCCTGCAGAACACCCTCGTGGGCCTGCGCGGTGTCGACCCCGCGACGGTCGAGGCGGCGCGCGGCATGGGCATGGGGTCGGCGGGCACCCTGTGGCGGATCGAGCTGCCTCTCGCGATGCCGGTGATGATCGCAGGCATCCGCACGGCTGCGGTCGTGAACGTGGGAACTGCCGCGCTCGGCACATTCATCGGGGCGGGAGGCCTGGGCGCGATCATCGAGATCGGCATCAACAACCAGCGCGACCACCTGCTATATGTCGGCGCCGGGCTCACCGCGATGCTGGCGCTGGCCGCCGACTGGGCGGTGGGCCTCCTCGGCGTGCTGATCTCGCCTCGCCACACCCAGGCGACCGGCTAG
- a CDS encoding metal-dependent phosphohydrolase yields MELTAVDDLFDLLDTSVAHDDCEAVDLLAHALQCAHLLSQEAPDDLELQVAGLVHDVYHAVDPGADASHDREGARLVAPLLGGRVARLVGGHVAAKRYLVSTDPAYRHALSGRSVETLARQGGELDEAARRAFDESSDRDALLALRRADDCAKVPGAVVPGIGHWRPVVEQLVSAG; encoded by the coding sequence GTGGAGCTGACCGCCGTCGACGACCTCTTCGACCTGTTGGACACGAGCGTGGCGCACGACGACTGCGAGGCGGTCGACCTGCTGGCTCACGCGCTGCAGTGCGCGCACCTGCTCTCGCAGGAGGCGCCCGACGACCTCGAGCTGCAGGTCGCCGGGCTCGTGCACGACGTGTACCACGCCGTCGACCCGGGCGCGGATGCCAGCCACGACCGCGAGGGGGCGCGGCTGGTCGCGCCGCTGCTGGGCGGGCGCGTCGCCCGGCTGGTCGGCGGCCATGTCGCGGCCAAGCGCTATCTCGTCAGCACCGACCCCGCCTACCGTCACGCGCTGAGCGGGCGGAGCGTGGAGACGCTCGCCCGTCAGGGCGGCGAGCTCGACGAAGCCGCGCGGCGCGCCTTCGACGAGTCATCCGACCGCGATGCGCTGCTCGCGTTGCGGCGCGCCGACGACTGCGCCAAGGTGCCGGGCGCGGTCGTGCCCGGCATCGGGCACTGGCGGCCGGTCGTCGAGCAACTGGTGTCGGCCGGCTGA